From a single Rhizobium lusitanum genomic region:
- the mmsA gene encoding multiple monosaccharide ABC transporter ATP-binding protein, protein MDNIILEMRTITKSFPGVNALENVNLKVRQGEIHALVGENGAGKSTLMKVLSGVYPAGSYDGDIYYDGQVRQFKTIKDSEEIGIIIIHQELALVPLLSIAENIFLGNEVAAKGVINWQETFGRTKQLLAKVGLKESPSTLVTDIGVGKQQLVEIAKALSKSVKLLILDEPTASLNESDSDALLNLLMEFRNQGITSIIITHKLNEVRKVADEITVLRDGMAVKTLNCHEEEISEDIIIRNMVGRELADRYPPRSVPIGETILEVKNWNAFHQQHRDRQVLHDINVNVRKGEVVGIAGLMGAGRTEFAMSVFGKSYGHKISGEVLIDGKPVDVSTVRRAIDAGLAYVTEDRKQLGLVLTESILHNTTLANLMGVSKATVIDDVRELQVATNFRSKLRIRSSGVFQEAVNLSGGNQQKVVLSKWLFSDPEVLILDEPTRGIDVGAKYEIYSIINQLAADGKGVLMISSEMPELLGTCDRIYVMNEGRIVAELPKGEASQETIMRAIMRSGEKH, encoded by the coding sequence ATGGACAATATAATCCTCGAAATGCGGACCATCACCAAATCGTTCCCCGGTGTGAACGCTTTGGAAAATGTCAATCTGAAGGTCCGTCAGGGCGAGATCCACGCTTTGGTGGGCGAAAACGGGGCAGGCAAGTCCACCCTGATGAAGGTGCTCTCCGGCGTCTATCCGGCCGGCAGCTATGATGGCGATATCTATTATGACGGCCAGGTGCGTCAGTTCAAGACCATCAAGGACTCTGAAGAAATCGGCATCATCATCATCCACCAGGAACTGGCGCTTGTCCCGCTCCTGTCGATTGCCGAAAACATCTTCCTGGGCAATGAGGTCGCCGCCAAGGGCGTGATCAACTGGCAGGAAACTTTCGGCCGCACCAAGCAGCTCCTCGCCAAGGTCGGCCTCAAGGAATCTCCGAGCACGCTCGTGACCGATATCGGTGTCGGCAAGCAGCAGCTCGTCGAGATCGCCAAGGCCCTGTCGAAGAGCGTGAAGCTTCTCATCCTCGACGAGCCGACCGCTTCCCTCAACGAAAGCGACTCGGACGCGCTGCTCAATCTGCTGATGGAGTTCCGCAATCAGGGTATCACCTCGATCATCATCACGCACAAGCTCAACGAAGTGCGCAAGGTGGCCGACGAGATCACGGTGCTGCGTGACGGTATGGCAGTGAAGACGCTGAACTGTCATGAAGAAGAGATCAGCGAAGATATCATCATTCGCAATATGGTCGGTCGCGAACTCGCAGACCGATATCCGCCGCGCTCGGTGCCGATCGGCGAGACGATCCTCGAAGTCAAGAATTGGAATGCCTTCCATCAGCAGCATCGCGATCGTCAGGTGCTACACGATATCAACGTCAACGTCCGCAAGGGCGAAGTGGTCGGCATTGCCGGCCTGATGGGTGCCGGTCGTACCGAATTCGCCATGAGCGTCTTCGGCAAATCCTACGGCCACAAGATTAGCGGCGAGGTGCTTATCGACGGCAAGCCGGTGGATGTCAGCACGGTGCGCCGCGCCATCGACGCCGGGCTTGCCTATGTCACCGAAGACCGCAAGCAGCTCGGCCTGGTGCTGACCGAAAGCATTCTGCACAATACGACGCTCGCCAATCTCATGGGCGTTTCCAAGGCGACGGTCATCGACGATGTCCGCGAGCTTCAGGTTGCTACCAATTTCCGCTCGAAGCTGCGTATCCGCTCTTCGGGCGTATTTCAGGAGGCGGTCAACCTTTCCGGCGGCAACCAGCAGAAGGTTGTTCTGTCGAAATGGCTGTTCTCCGATCCGGAGGTGCTTATCCTCGACGAGCCGACGCGAGGCATCGACGTCGGCGCTAAATACGAAATCTATTCCATCATCAACCAGCTTGCCGCCGACGGGAAAGGCGTTCTGATGATCTCATCGGAAATGCCCGAACTCCTCGGCACCTGCGACCGCATCTATGTCATGAACGAAGGCCGGATCGTCGCTGAATTGCCGAAGGGAGAGGCGAGCCAGGAAACCATCATGCGCGCTATCATGCGTTCAGGGGAGAAGCACTAA
- a CDS encoding aldehyde dehydrogenase family protein: MTIHQNLIAGEWTGTTGAENINPSDTNEVVGLYASASVQDVADAIAAAKAAFPAWSRSGILERHSILKKTSDEILARKDELGALLAREEGKTLPEAIGETIRAAQIFDFFAGEALRLAGEVLPSVRPNIGVEITREPLGVIGIITPWNFPIAIPAWKIAPALCYGNTIVFKPADLVPGCSWAIVDILHRAGLPKGVLNLVMGKGSVVGQAMLDSPVLSGLTFTGSVGTGKRVALSSVEHGRKYQLEMGGKNPMVVLDDADLTVAVEAAANSAFFSTGQRCTASSRLIVTEGIHDKFVAALTEKLKTLNVDNATKAGTHIGPVVDAKQLKTDTDYIEIGRQEGAKLAFGGELVSRDTPGFYLQPTLFTEATNQMRISREEIFGPVASVIRVKNYEEALSVANDTPFGLSSGIATTSLKYATHFKRNAEAGMVMVNLPTAGVDFHVPFGGRKGSSFGSREQGKYAAEFFTTVKTAYTLA; this comes from the coding sequence ATGACCATTCATCAGAATCTGATCGCCGGCGAATGGACCGGTACGACCGGCGCCGAAAACATCAATCCGTCTGACACCAACGAGGTCGTCGGCCTCTATGCCAGCGCCAGCGTCCAGGACGTTGCCGATGCCATCGCCGCCGCCAAGGCCGCGTTTCCGGCATGGTCGCGTTCCGGCATTCTCGAGCGTCACTCCATCCTGAAGAAGACCAGCGACGAGATCCTCGCTCGCAAGGACGAACTCGGCGCGCTGCTCGCCCGCGAAGAAGGCAAGACCTTGCCCGAGGCGATCGGCGAGACGATCCGCGCCGCCCAGATCTTCGATTTCTTTGCCGGCGAGGCCCTGCGCCTTGCAGGCGAAGTGCTTCCCTCCGTGCGTCCGAACATCGGCGTCGAGATCACCCGCGAGCCGCTCGGCGTCATCGGCATTATCACGCCCTGGAACTTCCCGATCGCCATTCCGGCCTGGAAGATCGCGCCGGCGCTTTGCTATGGTAACACCATCGTCTTCAAGCCCGCCGATCTCGTGCCTGGCTGCTCGTGGGCGATCGTCGATATTCTCCACCGCGCCGGCCTGCCGAAGGGCGTGCTGAACCTCGTCATGGGCAAGGGCTCGGTCGTCGGCCAGGCTATGCTGGACAGCCCTGTGCTGTCGGGCCTCACCTTTACCGGCTCGGTCGGCACGGGCAAGCGCGTGGCGCTATCCTCCGTCGAGCATGGTCGCAAGTACCAGCTGGAAATGGGTGGCAAGAACCCGATGGTCGTGCTTGACGATGCGGATCTGACGGTAGCCGTCGAGGCCGCCGCCAACTCGGCCTTCTTCTCGACTGGCCAGCGTTGCACCGCGTCGTCGCGCCTGATCGTCACCGAAGGCATCCATGACAAGTTCGTGGCGGCGCTGACGGAGAAGCTGAAGACGCTGAATGTCGACAATGCCACCAAGGCCGGCACACATATCGGCCCGGTCGTCGATGCCAAGCAGTTGAAGACCGACACGGACTATATCGAGATCGGCCGCCAAGAAGGCGCCAAGCTCGCTTTCGGCGGCGAGCTCGTTAGCCGCGACACGCCCGGCTTTTATCTGCAGCCGACGCTGTTCACGGAAGCCACGAACCAGATGCGCATCAGCCGCGAAGAGATCTTCGGGCCTGTCGCCTCGGTTATCCGGGTGAAGAACTATGAAGAGGCGCTGAGCGTTGCCAACGACACGCCGTTCGGCCTGTCTTCTGGCATCGCCACCACCAGCCTGAAGTACGCGACGCATTTCAAGCGCAATGCCGAAGCTGGCATGGTGATGGTCAACCTGCCGACGGCGGGCGTCGATTTCCATGTGCCGTTCGGCGGCCGCAAGGGCTCGTCCTTCGGTTCGCGCGAGCAGGGCAAATATGCCGCCGAGTTCTTCACCACGGTCAAGACGGCTTACACGCTGGCCTGA
- the araD gene encoding L-arabinonate dehydratase: protein MKKKAEWPRRLRSYDWFGGTGKNAIMHRSWMKNQGLPADTFDGRPIIGICNTWSELTPCNAHLRDLAERVKRGVYEAGGFPVEFPVFSVGESTLRPTAMMFRNLAAMDVEEAIRGNPVDGVVLLGGCDKTTPSLLMGAASVDIPVILVSGGPMLNGKWRGKDVGSGTAVWQFSEMVKSGEMSLEEFMDAEQGMARSAGSCMTMGTASTMASMAEALGMTLPGNAAIPAVDARRRVISQLSGRRIVDMVKEDLKPSDILTKEAFENAIRVNGAVGGSTNAVLHLLALAGRIGVDLSLDDWDRLGREVPTIVNLQPSGKHLMEEFYYAGGLPVVIKAVGEMGLLHKDAITVTGESIWDGVKDVVNYNDDVILPREKALTQSGGIAVLRGNLAPKGAVLKPSAASPHLMQHKGRAVVFESIEDYHARINRDDLDIDENCIMVLKYCGPKGYPGMAEVGNMGLPPKVLKKGITDMIRISDARMSGTAYGTVILHTAPEAADGGPLALVQNGDMISVDVPARTIQLEISDEEMAKRRAAWVSPVKPLAGGYGGLYVKTVMQADTGADLDFLVGARGSEIPNNRDSH from the coding sequence ATGAAGAAGAAAGCTGAATGGCCGCGCAGACTGCGCTCCTATGACTGGTTCGGCGGCACCGGCAAGAACGCGATCATGCACCGCTCCTGGATGAAGAACCAGGGCCTGCCGGCCGACACATTCGATGGCCGTCCGATCATCGGCATCTGTAATACCTGGTCGGAGCTGACGCCCTGCAACGCGCATCTGCGCGACCTTGCAGAGCGCGTGAAGCGCGGCGTTTACGAGGCTGGTGGTTTCCCGGTCGAATTCCCGGTGTTCTCGGTCGGCGAAAGCACGCTGCGCCCGACGGCGATGATGTTCCGCAACCTGGCGGCCATGGACGTCGAAGAGGCGATCCGCGGCAATCCGGTCGATGGCGTCGTGCTGCTCGGTGGCTGCGACAAGACCACGCCGAGCCTTTTGATGGGTGCTGCCTCGGTCGATATCCCGGTCATTCTGGTTTCCGGCGGCCCGATGCTCAACGGCAAGTGGCGTGGCAAGGACGTCGGCTCCGGTACGGCTGTCTGGCAGTTCTCGGAAATGGTCAAGTCCGGTGAGATGTCGCTGGAAGAATTCATGGATGCGGAGCAGGGCATGGCCCGCTCGGCCGGTAGCTGTATGACTATGGGCACGGCCTCGACCATGGCGTCGATGGCCGAAGCCCTCGGCATGACCCTGCCGGGCAACGCCGCCATCCCGGCGGTCGATGCCCGTCGTCGCGTGATCTCGCAGCTTTCGGGCCGTCGTATCGTCGACATGGTCAAGGAAGACCTGAAGCCTTCCGACATCCTGACCAAGGAAGCCTTCGAGAACGCCATTCGCGTCAACGGTGCGGTCGGCGGTTCGACCAATGCCGTGTTGCATCTGCTGGCGCTTGCCGGCCGCATCGGCGTCGATCTGTCGCTTGACGACTGGGATCGCCTCGGCCGCGAAGTTCCGACCATCGTCAACCTGCAGCCTTCCGGCAAGCACTTGATGGAAGAGTTCTATTATGCCGGCGGTCTGCCCGTCGTCATCAAGGCGGTCGGCGAGATGGGCCTGCTGCACAAGGATGCGATCACCGTCACCGGCGAAAGCATCTGGGACGGCGTCAAGGATGTCGTCAATTACAATGATGACGTCATCCTCCCACGCGAAAAGGCGCTGACGCAATCGGGCGGCATCGCGGTTCTGCGCGGTAATCTGGCTCCGAAGGGTGCTGTCCTGAAGCCGTCGGCAGCCTCGCCGCATCTGATGCAGCACAAGGGCCGCGCCGTCGTCTTCGAAAGCATCGAGGACTATCACGCCCGCATCAACCGCGATGATCTCGACATCGACGAGAACTGCATCATGGTGCTGAAATATTGCGGTCCGAAGGGCTATCCGGGCATGGCCGAGGTCGGCAACATGGGCCTGCCGCCGAAGGTGCTGAAGAAGGGGATCACCGACATGATCCGCATCTCCGATGCGCGCATGTCCGGCACCGCCTACGGCACCGTCATTCTGCACACCGCGCCTGAAGCCGCCGATGGCGGGCCTCTGGCGCTGGTCCAGAATGGCGACATGATCTCGGTCGACGTGCCAGCCCGCACGATCCAGCTCGAGATCTCGGATGAGGAAATGGCGAAGCGCCGCGCTGCCTGGGTTTCCCCGGTCAAGCCGCTCGCCGGTGGCTACGGCGGCCTCTACGTCAAGACCGTCATGCAGGCCGACACCGGCGCCGATCTGGACTTCCTGGTTGGCGCGCGCGGATCGGAAATCCCGAACAATCGCGACAGCCACTGA
- the mmsB gene encoding multiple monosaccharide ABC transporter permease, with translation MTTASPSKEGPSVVSIGDYFRNNIREYGMLIALVAIMVFFQIVTGGVLFRPLNLTNLVLQNSFIVVMALGMLLIIVAGHIDLSVGSVVGFVGAVAAVLVVQWQVNLVLATIICLAMGALVGAWHGYFVAYHRIPSFIVTLSGMLVFRGLTYAIINMTGSGSSIGPFPPAFQIMATGFLPDFFDIAGIHGTSILLTVAIPIVMFFLSWRRRQVNEKHGIDVEPMGFFLGQNLLLFAATLFLGYQISSAKGLPNVLIVMLVLIAIYAFVTQRTTIGRRIYAMGGNEKATKLSGIDTRRLTFYTFVNMGMLASIAGIIVATRLNSATAKGGDGLELDVIAACFIGGASASGGVGKVTGAVIGALIMGVLNQGMSILGYQTDSQKMIKGAVLLTAVFIDVYNKNKG, from the coding sequence ATGACTACGGCCAGCCCAAGCAAAGAAGGCCCCAGCGTCGTCTCGATCGGCGACTACTTCCGCAATAATATCCGTGAATACGGCATGCTGATCGCGCTTGTCGCCATCATGGTCTTCTTCCAGATCGTTACCGGTGGCGTCCTGTTCAGGCCGCTGAACCTGACCAATCTCGTGCTGCAGAATTCGTTCATCGTCGTGATGGCGCTCGGCATGCTGCTGATCATCGTGGCCGGCCATATCGACCTGTCGGTCGGTTCCGTCGTCGGTTTCGTCGGCGCTGTCGCCGCCGTCCTTGTCGTGCAGTGGCAGGTGAATCTGGTTCTCGCGACGATTATCTGCCTGGCGATGGGTGCCCTTGTTGGTGCCTGGCATGGCTATTTCGTCGCATATCATCGCATTCCCTCGTTCATCGTGACCCTTTCGGGCATGCTGGTGTTTCGCGGATTGACCTATGCGATCATCAACATGACCGGCAGCGGCAGCAGCATCGGCCCGTTCCCGCCGGCTTTCCAGATCATGGCGACCGGCTTCCTTCCGGACTTTTTCGACATCGCCGGTATCCATGGAACATCGATCCTTCTGACTGTCGCCATACCGATTGTGATGTTCTTCCTGTCTTGGCGTCGTCGTCAGGTAAATGAAAAGCATGGCATTGATGTCGAGCCGATGGGCTTTTTCCTTGGGCAGAACCTGTTGCTTTTTGCAGCGACCCTGTTCCTCGGCTATCAGATTTCCTCCGCCAAGGGCCTGCCCAACGTCCTGATCGTCATGCTGGTGCTGATCGCAATCTATGCCTTCGTGACCCAGCGGACGACGATCGGCCGCCGCATCTATGCGATGGGTGGCAACGAGAAGGCGACCAAGCTTTCCGGTATCGATACCCGGCGCCTGACCTTCTATACTTTCGTGAACATGGGCATGCTTGCCAGCATCGCCGGCATCATCGTTGCGACGCGTCTGAATTCAGCGACCGCCAAGGGCGGCGACGGCCTGGAACTCGACGTCATCGCGGCCTGTTTCATTGGTGGCGCTTCCGCTTCGGGCGGCGTCGGCAAGGTGACCGGCGCGGTGATCGGCGCCCTGATCATGGGTGTTCTGAACCAGGGCATGTCGATCCTCGGCTACCAGACGGATTCGCAGAAGATGATCAAGGGCGCGGTGTTGCTTACCGCCGTCTTCATCGACGTCTACAATAAGAACAAGGGCTGA
- the araD1 gene encoding AraD1 family protein, which translates to MLISQIKGSNGEIIVAVRNGPGDAAKAVVNAGSVYALALEAADSGKSLVSVIEAHGLGETINLEEAYADGRFLSPITHPDAAHLHLTGTGLTHLGSAATRDSMHKKTSEAAEETLTDSMKMFKMGIEGGKPKAGEKGVQPEWFYKGNGYGAVAPGAALVSPSFALDGGEEPEMAGIYVIAKDGTPFRIGFALSNEFSDHVTERINYLYLAHSKLRPASFGPEIRIGAAPEDIRGSSRIKRGDKVIFEKPFLSGEANMSHTFANLEYHHFKYDLFRAPGDVHVHMFGTATLSFADGIKPEAGDVFEIEVAEFGLPLRNPLAVAAEETVAVRQL; encoded by the coding sequence ATGCTGATTTCCCAGATCAAGGGTTCGAACGGTGAGATCATTGTCGCCGTGCGCAATGGGCCGGGCGATGCCGCCAAGGCTGTTGTCAATGCTGGCAGCGTCTACGCGTTGGCACTGGAAGCCGCCGATAGCGGCAAGTCGCTTGTCTCCGTCATCGAAGCACATGGCCTCGGCGAGACGATTAATCTGGAAGAAGCTTATGCCGACGGTCGTTTCCTGTCGCCGATCACCCATCCGGATGCCGCTCATCTGCATCTGACCGGCACTGGCCTCACGCATCTCGGCTCTGCCGCGACCCGCGATTCCATGCACAAGAAGACGAGCGAAGCGGCTGAAGAGACGCTGACCGACTCCATGAAGATGTTCAAGATGGGCATCGAGGGCGGCAAGCCGAAAGCTGGAGAGAAGGGCGTGCAGCCCGAATGGTTCTATAAAGGCAATGGTTATGGCGCGGTAGCTCCGGGCGCGGCACTGGTGTCTCCATCCTTCGCGCTCGATGGTGGCGAAGAGCCTGAAATGGCCGGCATTTACGTCATCGCCAAGGACGGTACGCCGTTCCGCATCGGCTTTGCGCTCTCCAACGAATTTTCTGACCACGTCACCGAGCGGATCAACTATCTCTACCTCGCCCATTCCAAGCTGCGTCCGGCAAGCTTCGGTCCGGAAATCCGCATCGGTGCGGCGCCTGAGGATATCCGTGGTTCCTCGCGCATCAAGCGCGGCGACAAGGTGATCTTCGAAAAGCCGTTCCTGTCGGGCGAGGCGAACATGTCGCATACCTTCGCCAATCTTGAATATCATCACTTCAAGTACGATCTGTTCCGCGCTCCCGGCGACGTTCATGTTCATATGTTCGGCACCGCTACGCTGTCTTTCGCCGACGGCATCAAGCCGGAAGCGGGCGATGTCTTTGAAATCGAAGTCGCCGAATTCGGTTTGCCGCTGCGCAATCCGCTTGCCGTTGCCGCCGAGGAGACTGTGGCGGTTCGCCAGCTTTAA